The stretch of DNA CGCGCCCGCCGAACCCGTCCAGGTCCGGGTCGTCGAGCAGAGCTGCGGCGGTGAGGTCCAGCAACCACGACTGGATGACGCTGCCGCGACGCCACACCTCGGTGACCGCGGCGACGTCGATGTCGAACCGGTAGTACTCGGGGTTGGTCATCGGGGTGGTCTCGGCGTCGGCCTGGCGCTCCTCGGCGCCCACGTCGGCGCGTTCGAGGATCCCCAGCCCCTCGGCGTAGGCGGCCATCACCCCGTACTCGATGCCGTTGTGCACCATCTTGACGAAGTGGCCCGCACCCACCGGACCGCAGTGGAGGTAGCCGTGCTCGACCGCGTCCGGCTCGCCTTCGCGACCCTCGGTGCGCGGTGCGGCGTCGACCCCGGGCGCCAGCGACCGGAAGATGGGGTCGAGCTGGTCGACCGCGGCGGGCTCCCCACCGATCATCAGCGAGTAGCCACGCTCCAGACCCCACACCCCGCCGCTGACCCCGACGTCCACGTAGCGGATCCCGGTGCGTTGCAGCGTGGCGGCGCGGTCCATGTCGTCGCGGTAGTAGGAGTTGCCGCCGTCGACGATGATGTCGCCCTCGTCGAGGAGAGTGGCGAGCTCGTCGACGGCGTCGCCGACGAACGCCGCGGGCACCATCAGCCATGCGACACGGGGTGCCTCGAGCGCGCCGACGAGCTCCTCCAGGGAGCCCGCCCCGGTCGCGCCCTCGGCCTGCATCTGCTTGATGGCCTGCTCGTCGATGTCGTGCACGACCAGCTCGTGGCCGTCGCGTTGCAGGCGCCGAACCATGTTGGCGCCCATGCGGCCCAGCCCGATCATCCCGATCCTCATGGG from Actinomycetota bacterium encodes:
- the gnd gene encoding decarboxylating 6-phosphogluconate dehydrogenase, with protein sequence MRIGMIGLGRMGANMVRRLQRDGHELVVHDIDEQAIKQMQAEGATGAGSLEELVGALEAPRVAWLMVPAAFVGDAVDELATLLDEGDIIVDGGNSYYRDDMDRAATLQRTGIRYVDVGVSGGVWGLERGYSLMIGGEPAAVDQLDPIFRSLAPGVDAAPRTEGREGEPDAVEHGYLHCGPVGAGHFVKMVHNGIEYGVMAAYAEGLGILERADVGAEERQADAETTPMTNPEYYRFDIDVAAVTEVWRRGSVIQSWLLDLTAAALLDDPDLDGFGGRVSDSGEGRWTVLAAVDEGVPAHAITAALFERFSSRGNAGFADKVLSAMRHRFGGHEEREDR